Proteins encoded by one window of Nicotiana tabacum cultivar K326 chromosome 10, ASM71507v2, whole genome shotgun sequence:
- the LOC107815341 gene encoding serine/threonine-protein kinase RIPK: MTVMKIAWESLVPNCIKPDQNTKKNPKEKKVIRTQISFHGIPVSDISSSTLSSDLSISLAGSNIHSFNLQELRVITQNFSTSNFIGEGGFGPVHKGFIDDKLRPGLKAQPVAVKLLDLDGSQGHREWLTEVIFLGQLSHPHLVKLIGYCCEEEHRLLVYEYMPRGSLENQLFRRYSVSLPWSTRMKIALGAAKGLAFLHEAKKPVIYRDFKASNILLDSDYTAKLSDFGLAKDGPEGDDTHVSTRVMGTHGYAAPEYIMTGHLTAASDVYSFGVVLLELLTGRRSVDKNRPHREQNLVDWARPQLKDPRKLRRIMDPRLEGMYSEEGIQNAALVAYQCLSHRPKARPDMSTVVKTLEPLMNYDDSSSMVTFVYTARAESSDVSEKDIQGEDSQKELKKESISSPHHQKQHHHHKNHYKHRKELSPNSPLHNGFKRA; encoded by the exons ATGACAGTGATGAAGATTGCATGGGAATCTCTAGTTCCAAACTGTATTAAACCTGATCAAAATACGAAGAAAAATCCAAAGGAGAAGAAGGTCATTAGAACGCAAATTTCGTTCCATGGGATTCCAGTCTCAGATATTAGCTCTTCAACTCTGTCCTCAGATCTTTCAATTTCTCTGGCTGGTTCTAATATTCATTCTTTCAATCTTCAAGAACTTAGAGTTATTACACAGAACTTTTCGACGAGTAATTTTATTGGTGAAGGAGGGTTTGGACCAGTTCATAAGGGTTTCATTGATGATAAACTTAGACCTGGTTTGAAAGCTCAGCCTGTAGCTGTTAAACTCCTGGATTTAGATGGCTCACAAGGTCATCGCGAATGGCTG ACTGAAGTGATATTTCTTGGGCAATTGAGTCATCCACATTTAGTGAAGTTGATTGGATATTGTTGTGAAGAAGAACACAGATTGCTAGTATATGAGTACATGCCCAGAGGAAGCTTGGAAAATCAGCTCTTTAGAA gATATTCAGTATCACTTCCTTGGTCAACAAGGATGAAAATAGCACTTGGTGCTGCAAAAGGTCTGGCTTTCCTACATGAAGCTAAAAAGCCTGTCATTTATCGTGATTTCAAGGCTTCAAACATCTTGTTAGATTCA GATTACACTGCCAAACTCTCAGATTTTGGACTTGCAAAAGATGGTCCAGAAGGAGATGACACACACGTCTCCACTCGAGTCATGGGAACACATGGTTATGCTGCTCCTGAATACATTATGACTG GTCATTTGACAGCAGCTAGTGATGTCTACAGTTTCGGAGTAGTATTGTTGGAACTTCTAACAGGTAGAAGGTCGGTTGACAAAAATCGTCCACACAGAGAGCAAAACTTAGTAGATTGGGCACGACCACAACTAAAAGACCCTCGAAAACTACGTAGAATAATGGATCCGAGGCTCGAAGGAATGTACTCAGAAGAAGGAATCCAAAATGCAGCATTAGTAGCATATCAATGTCTAAGTCACAGGCCGAAGGCCAGACCGGACATGAGCACAGTGGTGAAAACCCTAGAACCTTTGATGAACTATGACGATAGTTCTTCAATGGTAACCTTTGTATACACAGCTCGAGCTGAAAGCAGTGACGTCAGTGAGAAAGATATTCAAGGCGAAGATAGCCaaaaggaattgaagaaagaaAGTATTAGTAGTCCTCATCACCAAAAACAACACCATCACCATAAGAATCATTATAAGCATAGAAAGGaactaagtccaaattcaccattGCACAATGGTTTCAAAAGAGCTTAA